The following DNA comes from Deltaproteobacteria bacterium.
TGATCTGGAAGCGGATCAATCACCTCGGGATCGAGCCGCTGCCGGACGAGGCGGTGCCCCTGCCGAGGAAGCGAGAGGTGCGCGGCTCGCGGCCGCTGGACCTGCGGGACAACCAGAACCTGCCGGCCTTCGACCTCGAGCCCGGCGAGCTCGACGAGGCCCGCCGCGCGGCCCTGCCGGATCTGAAGGGCGCCCCGCTCCTCCTCATCCCCTTCCTGACCCACTACTACAGCCACAACGGCGGCTGGTTCGTCGGCCAGACCTACGGGACCGGCGCCGGCGTGCGCCTCCGGATCTTCTGGGCCCTCTACGACGTCTCCACCGGCCGCACCCTGCGCTGGGGTGAGATCCAGGGCCGCCACATCGAGCCCTACGTGAACTCTCCCAACAGCACCCAGATCGACGACTACCTCCTCGAGGCCGAGGCGGAGGTCTCGAAGGAGCTGCGGCGGCGCCTGCTGCGCTAAACCAAAGAGAAAGGGCCGCCTCCCTCGCGGGGGACGGCCCTCTCTTCTTTCGGCTTCGTCAGCGACTACTGGAGCTGGGAGGCCGGGATCGGCTTCTCACCGATGCGCACGCCGCGGGCGTCCACGATGGAGCAGCGGGTGCCGAAGATCGGCATGCTGCCGAAGAGGAGGCCGTTGGCCGAGGTGTGGACCCGCGGCGAGAGGAGGTGGGTGGCCTCGGGGATCTTGTCGAGGGCCATGTAGAGGGCGCGGCTACCCTCGGCGGACATGCCACCACCGAGCAGAGCGCCGATGATGGCGAAGGGGCTGCTGGACTGACCGGCGGTGATGCTGGCGGCCTCGTTGGAGAAGAGGTGGGCCCAGTCGATCCCGAAGATGTAGGTACCGCACTCCTCGGCGTTCACGTTCGCCAGCACGGTGTAGTCGGCCTTGGCGAAGGGGATGGCGGCGCCGGGGATGCCCACGTGACGACGGCTGCAGCCGGCGGCGAGGGTCAGGGTGGAGACGGCGAGAAGGGCGATGAGAATGCGCTTCATGGAAGGTGTCCTCTTGGAGAGTGCTACTTCGGTAGGAAGGCGCGAGTGGCCTGAACCTGGTGAAAGGAAGAGAGCGATGGATGGGTACCACCCCAGGCGGACCCGGATGCATCCCACGTCCATGGGATCCCTACCAAGTGCCTACCAAGTGCCTGGCACCTATCAGGCAGGCGGTGGGGAAGCGGAGCTCCCCCCACCTCTCAAACGTTGATGCTCTTCTCGAGGCTCGCGACCGCCTGCTGCAGCGCGATGTCCTCGTCGAGGAGCCGCTCGATCTTCTTGCAGGCGCTCATCACCGTCGAGTGATCCTTGCCGCCGAAGCTCTTGCCGATGTCGGGGAAGGAGAGGTCGGTGAGCTTGCGGGTCAGGTACATCGCGACCTGCCGCGGCTGGGCGATCTGCTTGTGCCGGCGGTGGGAGCGCAGGTCGGAGACCCGCACGTTGTAGAAGCTCGCCACCGTTCTGAGGATGGTCTCGGCGTCGGGGCGCCGGCTGCGCAGGGCCAGGACGTCCTTGAGGACCTCGCCGGCCAGCTCGATGGAGAGCTCCTGCCCGGTCAGGGAGGCGAAGGCCTCGATGCGGATGAGCGAGCCCTCGAGCTCCCGGACGTTGGACTTGATGTGGGTGGCCAGGAACATCGCCACGTCGGAGGGCAGCGCGATGCCGTCGGCGGCGGCCTTCTTCTCGAGGATGGCGACCCGGGTCTCGAGCTCGGGGGGCTGGATGTCGGCGATGAGGCCCCACTGGAAGCGCGACGAGAGGCGCTCCTCGAGCTCGGGGATCTCGTTGGGCAGCTTGTCGGAGGTCACCACGATCTGGCGGTGGGTCTCGTGCAGGCTGTTGAAGGTGTGGAAGAACTCCTCCTGGGTGCGGTCCTTGCCGGCGAGGAACTGGATGTCGTCCATCAGGAGGACGTCGCAGCGCTCGCGGAACTTCTGCCGCAGCATCTCCATGCGGTTCTCGCGGATGGAGACGATGACCTCGTTGGTGAAGCTCTCGGCGGAGAGGAGGAGGATGTTCCAGTCCGGGTGCTTGCGCCGGATCTCCAGGCCGATGGCGTTGAGGAGGTGGGTCTTGCCCAGGCCCACCCCGCCGAAGAGGAAGAGCGGGTTGTAGTTGGTCGCCGGCACGTCGGCGACGGCCTTGCACGCCGCCGAGGCGAACTGGTTGGAGGCGCCACAGACGAAGGTGTCGAAGGAGTACTTCTCGTTGAGCTCGCGCACGCCCGGCGCGGTGCGGGCCGGCCCGGCCCGGGGAGTGCGGGGCTGGGGAAGGTCGGGGTTCGCCGCCGGGGTCTCGGGGCGCTCCTCGACGGTGATCTCGAGCTCCATGGGCCGCCCGGCGATGCCCTGGACCTCGGTGCGGATGAAGTCGAGGTAGTTGTCGATGACCCAGTCCCGGATGAACTTGTTGGGCAGCGCGAGGACGATGCGCTCCTCCTCCTCCGCCACGCAGTGGATGGGGGCGAAGTAGGTCTTGAAGACGTGGTCGTTGAGCCGGCTCTCGATGCTCTCGAGGGTCCGCTCCCAGGTGCTCGTCATGGTCTTGAGTGCTCCGCCAGGATCGCGAACTGGTTCAGGTGGATTCCCGCAGGTTGTCCACAGCTGTGGAAAGCCTTGAACCATGGTGTAAGTTATTGAAAATACGTAGACGTGTAGATAGAGCTATCGCAGGGGTTCGCGGACTGTCCCCAGGCCGCGTCCGGCGCAATCGTGGGAGATCCGGCGCCGGTGGGGTGCGCGCAACGAAAGGAAGAACCGGCCGGGCCGGTCTTCAGGAGCCCATCAACTCCTCACCCCGTCGAAGGGCCATGTCTATCGGGCGCTCAAAGAGCGATCAAGATCAATTTCCGAGGATCTCGGATCCCTCCACGATCGTTGAAGGATCTCGTCCCGCGATCTCGGGCCGCGGGCGCCGCTTCGCGGCAGCCTGTGGAGAGGGGTCTCTAACTCCACGTCACACAAGGGAAATCTCGTCGGAGGGTGATTTCGCTCCAAGCCGGGGCCGAAACTCCCCGGGAAACAACGGGAAGTGGGCCCTCCGGTGGCGGCGGGGCGGCCGGGGAGGCGGTCCGGGGGCTCTCCGGGCCCCGGCCCTCCCCTCCCCCCCCGGGCGTCAGAATCGGGTCCTTGACTTCGCCTGCGCCGCGTGGATACTTGCCCCCCTTTTTCGCGCCCCACCCTTGCCAGAGAGGGCCCCTCTCAGGGGGAACACGAGGCAATGAACTCGGGGTGGATGGCGCCAGTCGAATCGAGTCATCTCATAAGAGGTAGAGGTAGCAGTCATGAAGCGGACCTATCAGCCCAGCAAGGTGAAGCGGAACCGGACCCACGGCTTCCGGGCCCGGATGTCCACCAAGGGTGGTCGCCTGGTGCTCAAGCGTCGGCGGCAGAAGGGGCGCAAGCGCCTCGTCGTTCGTTCTGCGACCCGCAAGTAGCTCCTCCCCCCGCGGACTGGCTGCGCGAAACACACGCCATGCCCGTCCCGGACGAAAGAGATCATGAGGGTGGGCAAGGGCTGCCGAGGTCGGCGCGCCTGCGCCACCGCCGTGAGTTCCTCGAGGTCCAGCGCCGCGGGCGCTCGGTGAGGACGAGGTACCTCGTGCTCCTCGCCCTGCCCAACGGCCTGGGTCACCGGCGCCTCGGCGTGACCGTGTCCACCCGGGTGAGCAAGCGCGCGGTGGACCGCAACCGCATCAAGCGTCACCTGCGGGAGGCCTTCCGCAAGGAGCGCGGCTGCCTCCCGCCGAGCTGCGACGTGGTGCTCATCGCCCGGGGCGCGGCCCTCGAGGCCTCCCACGCGCAGCTCGTCGCGGCCTTCACCGAGGCCGCCCGGCGCCTGCCCGACCTGCCCGCGCTGGAGTTCGCCCGATGAGGAGGATCGTCTCCCTCGTCTCGGCGCTCTTTCGCCGGCTCTTCCTCGGGCTGATCTGGTTCTACCGCAACGCGATCAGCCCCTTCACCCCGCCCTCCTGCCGCTTCCAGCCCACCTGCTCGGCCTACGCCGAGGAGGCCATCCGGCTGCACGGCCCGCTGCGGGGCTTCTTCCTCGGTCTCTACCGCGTGGGTCGCTGCCATCCCTTCTCCCGGGGTGGCTACGATCCCGTGCCGGCCCTGCCCGAGACCCCGACCACCGGAATGGACGAGACCGCCCTCCCCCCGCGAAGCTAGAAGATGCAACAGCGCAACACATTCACCGCCATCGTCATCTGCCTGGGCATCCTCATCGCCTGGCAGACCATCATGCCCCGCGTCTTCCCGGAGTGGTTCCCGCCGCCCCCGGACGCTACCGAGACCGCGAGCCCCGACGGCGGCAGCGCGGCGACGAAGCGCGACGCCGGCACCCCCGACGGCGGGGCCGCCGTGATCGCCGCCAGCCCGGAGAGCGGTGCGCCCGCGGGCGAGGCCGGGGAGCCCGGCGAGGGTCCGGAGGCCGGCGCCGCGCCGGAGGCCACCGCGAAGGTGCCGGCCGAGCGGCCCGAGGAGAAGGTGGTCCTCGAGAACGAGAAGATCCGCGCCACCTTCACCAGCAAGGGCGCGGCGGTCTCCTCCTGGGTGCTCCTCGCCGACCGCTTCGAGCACGACGGGCCGGTCGAGGGCGGCGCCGAGGGCGAGACGAAGAAGACCCGGGTGGACCTCGTCGAGGTCGACGAGAAGGAGGCCCTGCCCTTCTCGACCACCTTCGCCGAGCTCGAGTGGGAGGCCGGCGCCTCCTACGAGATCGTGAAGAAGACCGAGTCCTCGGTGACCTTCCGGGCCACCTCGGCCGGCGCGACGGTGGAGAAGACCTTCAGCCTCGATCCCGAGAAGCCCTACCAGCTGGGCCTCGCCCTCACCGTCGCCGGCGACCAGGCGCTCTCCCCGCGGGTGCACCTGGCGCGCCGTCCGCCCGAGGAGAAGAAGGCCGGCGGCTTCTTCGGCCGGATGCTCAACCCCCTGCCGGATGAGATCCGGCCCTCCTGCGCCTACGGCGAGGAGGTCGAGCGGCGCACCTACGACGAGGACGAGCTCTCCTTCGCCCAGACCGGAGAGCTGCGCTGGGTGGGCATCGACTCGCGCTACTTCCTCACGACCGTCTTCCCCGGCGAGCCGGACCCCGGCGCGGGCTGCAAGCTCGAGATCCCCGAGGAGCGGCGTCTGCGGGCGAGCCTCGAGCTGCCCCCGGTGCAGCCGGGCAGCCAGAAGAACATCGAGGGCTACCTCGGTCCGAAGTTCAAGACCCAGCTCCACTCCTACGGCCACGATCTCGAGCGCAGCATCGACTTCGGATGGTTCGGTCTGCTCTCGATCTTCCTGCTCTACGTGATGAACTTCTTCCAGGATCTGGTGGGGAACTGGGGCGTCTCCATCATCCTGCTCACGGTGACGGTGAAGATCGTTCTCCTCCCGCTCACCAACTGGTCCATGAAGTCGATGGAGAAGATGCGCGCCATCTCTCCGAAGATGAAGGAGCTCAAGGACAAGTACGGGAAGGACCAGCAGCGCTTCCAGCAGGAGATGATGAAGATGTACCGGGAGGAGGGCGTGAGCCCCTTCGGCGGCTGCCTCCCGATGATGCTCCAGATGCCCATCTGGATCGCGCTCTACCGCACCATCTACAACACCGCCGAGCTCTACCAGGCGAGCTTCATCGCCGGCTGGCTCGACGACCTCTCGGCGCCCGAGGCCGGGGTCATCAAGTTCCTGCCCATCGCCATGGGCATCACGATGTTCCTGATGCAGAAGATGCAGCCGACGCCGAACACCGGCGACGACACCCAGGCGCGCATGCAGAAGACGATGATCTACATGATGCCGCCCTTCTTCACGCTCATCATGTACGGGCTGCCCTCGGGTCTGACCCTCTACATCTTCGTCAACAACGTCCTCTCCATCGCCCAGCAGTACTGGATCCGTCGCCGGCTGGCGGCCGAGACGGGTGAGACCAAGGCGTGAGCGCGAAGAAGAAGGATCCGCTGCTCGCCGCGGCGGTGATCAAGGTCTCCTGGGAGATGCGCGGACCGCAGGCGAAGATCTTCGAGGAGATCTACCAGGGCGTCCTGCGCGACCACGGCCTCAGCGAGGAGCAGGTCGAGGCCTACCTCGAGAAGAACCGGGCGAAGGTCGAGGCGCTGGCGAAGGGGAGCGGCGACGCCGCGAGCTGATGGACGGCCGCGACACGATCGCGGCCCTCGCGACCGCGACCGGCCCCGGCGCCGTCACCATCCTCCGCCTCTCGGGCCCCGGGGCCTTCTCGATCCTGGCGCGCCTCTGCCCGGGCCCTTCGCCCGCGCCGCGCGAGCTCGTGCTGCGCCCGGTGATCGATCCCGCGACGGGCGAGCTCATCGATCGCGCCCTGGTCGTCCGCTTCCCGGCGCCTGCTTCCTTCACCGGAGAGGACGTCGCCGAGATCCAGGCCCACGGCGGCGCGCTCCTCGCCGACGCGCTGCTCTCGGCGGCGCTCGCGGCCGGCGCCCGGGCGGCCCGGCCGGGGGAGTTCTCCCGGCGCGCCTTCGAGGGCGGTCGCCTCGACCTCGCCCAGGCCGAGGGCCTCGCCGAGCTGATCTCCGCGGGATCCGAGGCGGGCCTGCGCGCGGCCCGGGCTCTCTTCGGGGGGGAGCTCTCCCGGGAGGTCGGCGCGCTCCTCGAGCGGCTCGAGGGCCTGCAGGCCCGCCTCGAGGCCCTGATCGACTTCCCCGAGCAGAGCGGGGCGCTCGACGAGGAGGCCCTGGCGCGGGACCTCGCCGCGTTGCGCGCGCGCCTCGGGGCCCTGCACCGCAGCCACGCAGAGGGGAGGCGCCGGCGGGAGGGCGCCCGGGTGCTGCTCGTCGGCGCCCCGAACGTCGGCAAGAGCTCGCTCTTCAACGCCCTGGTCGGGCACGCCCGGGCCATCGTCCACGCGGAGCCCGGCACCACCCGCGACGCGGTGGAGGGGCGCCTCGAGCTGCACGGCCTCGGCGTCACCCTGGTGGACAGCGCCGGCGTGCGCGAGGCCCCGGGCGAGGTCGAGGCCGAGGGAGTCGAGCGCACCCGGCGGGCCCTCGAGGCCGCGGACCTCATCCTCTGGGTTCAGGACCTGGGCGAGGAGGCGCCCGCCGACCCGGCCACCGCGCAGCTGCTCGGGCAGGTGGGGGAGGGGCAGCGGATCCTCCCGGTGGGCAACAAGCGCGACCGGGCGGGGGAGGGCGCCTCGCACCCGCTGCCGGTCTCGGCGCTCACCGGCGAGGGGCTCGGGGCCCTGCGGGAGGCCCTGGCCGGGGCACTCGGCGCGGCCGGGGAGGGGAGCGGGGGAGAGGCCGGGGTGGTGCTGACCCTCGCCCGGCACGAGGCGGCGGCCGGCATCGCCCTCGAGGCCCTCGAGCAGGCCGAGGCGCTGCGGGCGGCGGGCGGCGGGCTCGACGCCCTCTCGGAGGAGCTCGGCGAGGCCCGCCGGCAGCTCGCCGGGATCCTCGGGAGGATCGCCCTGCCCGAGGCGCTCCTAGATCGTATCTTCGGCGACTTCTGCCTGGGCAAGTGAGGCCTGCCCGGGACGGGCGGAAAAGTTGCCCGGGTTGGGGTGGTGGCCGCATCGTAGAGGCCAGGTGAAGATCGGCATCATCTCGGATACCCACGGCCTGCTGCGCCCCGAGGTCCTCGCCGCGCTGGAGGGCTGCGAGGCCATCCTCCACGCCGGGGACATCGGTGGCGACGCGATCCTCGCGGGCCTGCGGCGAATCGCGCCGGTCCACGCCGTGCGGGGGAACTGCGATGGGAGCTGGGCCCGGGCGCTCCCCTGGACCGAGCACCGAGAGCTGGGGGGCCTCGGCTTCTACCTGATCCACGACCTCGCCGAGCTGGACCTCGACCCTTCGGCGGCCGGCGTCTCGGTCGTCGTCAGCGGCCACTCGCACCAGCCGAAGATCGCCTGGCAGGGTGGGGTGCTCTACCTCAACCCGGGCAGCGCGGGGCCGCGGCGCTTCACCCTGCCGATCGCGCTGGCGCGGCTGGAGCTCGGCCCCGGGGGGCTCGAGCCCGAGATCGTCACCCTCGGCTGAGGCGCGCTACTCCACCCTCACCGAGACCATGTCCGCCTCGGAGGCGACCTGGTCGTCGAAGACGGTGAGGGTGAAGACGAGGGTGGTGGGATCGGCCGGGGCCTCGAAGGAGAGGACGGGCTGATCGGTCTGCTCGAGGACGATGAGCGGGCCGCCGATCTGCAGCCACTCCCAGGCGACGATCGGGGTGCCGTCGGAATCGGAGGAGCCGGTCCCGTCGAGGGTGACGGTCGCGCCGGGGCCGACGACCAGATCCGCGCCGGCGTCGGCGCTCGGCGCATGGTTACCCTCGCCGGCGGTGACCTCGACGATCACCGGGAGCGGCGCGGAGGA
Coding sequences within:
- the mnmE gene encoding tRNA uridine-5-carboxymethylaminomethyl(34) synthesis GTPase MnmE; its protein translation is MDGRDTIAALATATGPGAVTILRLSGPGAFSILARLCPGPSPAPRELVLRPVIDPATGELIDRALVVRFPAPASFTGEDVAEIQAHGGALLADALLSAALAAGARAARPGEFSRRAFEGGRLDLAQAEGLAELISAGSEAGLRAARALFGGELSREVGALLERLEGLQARLEALIDFPEQSGALDEEALARDLAALRARLGALHRSHAEGRRRREGARVLLVGAPNVGKSSLFNALVGHARAIVHAEPGTTRDAVEGRLELHGLGVTLVDSAGVREAPGEVEAEGVERTRRALEAADLILWVQDLGEEAPADPATAQLLGQVGEGQRILPVGNKRDRAGEGASHPLPVSALTGEGLGALREALAGALGAAGEGSGGEAGVVLTLARHEAAAGIALEALEQAEALRAAGGGLDALSEELGEARRQLAGILGRIALPEALLDRIFGDFCLGK
- the rpmH gene encoding 50S ribosomal protein L34 — translated: MKRTYQPSKVKRNRTHGFRARMSTKGGRLVLKRRRQKGRKRLVVRSATRK
- the dnaA gene encoding chromosomal replication initiator protein DnaA; the protein is MTSTWERTLESIESRLNDHVFKTYFAPIHCVAEEEERIVLALPNKFIRDWVIDNYLDFIRTEVQGIAGRPMELEITVEERPETPAANPDLPQPRTPRAGPARTAPGVRELNEKYSFDTFVCGASNQFASAACKAVADVPATNYNPLFLFGGVGLGKTHLLNAIGLEIRRKHPDWNILLLSAESFTNEVIVSIRENRMEMLRQKFRERCDVLLMDDIQFLAGKDRTQEEFFHTFNSLHETHRQIVVTSDKLPNEIPELEERLSSRFQWGLIADIQPPELETRVAILEKKAAADGIALPSDVAMFLATHIKSNVRELEGSLIRIEAFASLTGQELSIELAGEVLKDVLALRSRRPDAETILRTVASFYNVRVSDLRSHRRHKQIAQPRQVAMYLTRKLTDLSFPDIGKSFGGKDHSTVMSACKKIERLLDEDIALQQAVASLEKSINV
- a CDS encoding metallophosphoesterase family protein, with product MKIGIISDTHGLLRPEVLAALEGCEAILHAGDIGGDAILAGLRRIAPVHAVRGNCDGSWARALPWTEHRELGGLGFYLIHDLAELDLDPSAAGVSVVVSGHSHQPKIAWQGGVLYLNPGSAGPRRFTLPIALARLELGPGGLEPEIVTLG
- the yidD gene encoding membrane protein insertion efficiency factor YidD, which translates into the protein MRRIVSLVSALFRRLFLGLIWFYRNAISPFTPPSCRFQPTCSAYAEEAIRLHGPLRGFFLGLYRVGRCHPFSRGGYDPVPALPETPTTGMDETALPPRS
- the yidC gene encoding membrane protein insertase YidC — protein: MQQRNTFTAIVICLGILIAWQTIMPRVFPEWFPPPPDATETASPDGGSAATKRDAGTPDGGAAVIAASPESGAPAGEAGEPGEGPEAGAAPEATAKVPAERPEEKVVLENEKIRATFTSKGAAVSSWVLLADRFEHDGPVEGGAEGETKKTRVDLVEVDEKEALPFSTTFAELEWEAGASYEIVKKTESSVTFRATSAGATVEKTFSLDPEKPYQLGLALTVAGDQALSPRVHLARRPPEEKKAGGFFGRMLNPLPDEIRPSCAYGEEVERRTYDEDELSFAQTGELRWVGIDSRYFLTTVFPGEPDPGAGCKLEIPEERRLRASLELPPVQPGSQKNIEGYLGPKFKTQLHSYGHDLERSIDFGWFGLLSIFLLYVMNFFQDLVGNWGVSIILLTVTVKIVLLPLTNWSMKSMEKMRAISPKMKELKDKYGKDQQRFQQEMMKMYREEGVSPFGGCLPMMLQMPIWIALYRTIYNTAELYQASFIAGWLDDLSAPEAGVIKFLPIAMGITMFLMQKMQPTPNTGDDTQARMQKTMIYMMPPFFTLIMYGLPSGLTLYIFVNNVLSIAQQYWIRRRLAAETGETKA
- the rnpA gene encoding ribonuclease P protein component; translated protein: MPVPDERDHEGGQGLPRSARLRHRREFLEVQRRGRSVRTRYLVLLALPNGLGHRRLGVTVSTRVSKRAVDRNRIKRHLREAFRKERGCLPPSCDVVLIARGAALEASHAQLVAAFTEAARRLPDLPALEFAR